A genomic stretch from Malus domestica chromosome 15, GDT2T_hap1 includes:
- the LOC103416306 gene encoding adenylate kinase, chloroplastic: protein MACNVSVVHQAMASAVAQPNKAPPQLPCAHLSSSSNSKPKPFKLLRSSQSSFASTFSPSRPQTLIPSRSSKAPNFLVVGCGKVEPLRIMISGAPASGKGTQCQLITQKYGLVHVAAGDLLRAEIASGSENGRCAREYMEQGKLVPDEIVVMMVKDRLLQPDSQEKGWLLDGYPRSSSQAIALKELGFKPDLFILLEVTEDILVERVVGRRLDPITGKIYHLKYSPPETQEIASRLTQRFDDTEEKVKLRLHTHHQNVKAVLSMYEDITVKINGSHAKEDVFAEIDSALTRLVEKRKSTSESLAA, encoded by the exons ATGGCTTGCAATGTAAGTGTAGTCCACCAAGCAATGGCATCCGCCGTAGCGCAGCCTAACAAAGCTCCTCCTCAGCTCCCCTGCGCACATCTGTCTTCGTCTTCCAATTCAAAGCCCAAGCCTTTCAAGCTCCTTCGATCCTCCCAATCTTCTTTCGCTTCCACCTTCTCCCCCTCTCGCCCTCAAACCCTAATTCCCTCTCGTTCCAGCAAAGCTCCCAATTTCCTG GTTGTAGGTTGTGGCAAGGTGGAGCCGCTAAGAATAATGATATCGGGGGCGCCTGCTTCCGGTAAAGGAACGCAGTGCCAGCTGATTACTCAGAAA TATGGTTTAGTGCACGTCGCTGCTGGAGATTTACTTAGAGCAGAAATTGCTTCTGGGAGTGAAAATGGAAGGTGTGCAAGGGAGTACATGGAACAAGGAAAATTGGTTCCGGATGAAATAGTTGTCATG ATGGTGAAAGACCGTCTATTGCAGCCAGATTCTCAAGAAAAAGGTTGGCTTTTGGATGGATACCCTAGGAGCTCATCGCAAGCAATTGCTCTTAAGGAATTAGGCTTCAAGCCGGATCTTTTCATTCTACTAGAA GTCACAGAAGATATTCTTGTTGAGAGAGTTGTTGGAAGAAGGTTAGATCCTATTACTGGAAAGATATATCATTTGAAGTATTCTCCGCCAGAGACCCAAGAGATAGCGTCAAGGCTCACCCAACGTTTTGACGATACAGAAGAAAAG GTGAAATTGCGATTACACACTCATCATCAGAATGTGAAGGCGGTACTTTCAATGTATGAAGACATAACAGTTAAG ATTAATGGAAGTCATGCCAAGGAGGATGTGTTTGCCGAAATTGACAGCGCGCTGACTAGACTTGTTGAGAAAAGAAAGTCGACTTCAGAATCTCTGGCGGCATAG
- the LOC103416305 gene encoding serine/threonine-protein kinase-like protein CCR4: MAATSSSLILFIIAFSLLTFLPLSLSSTVSISEYHNQTLICALIHPQNQKSFLNCTRFKFPTAATGSNGGGSQIPLNKSASSSFTAIVAGHGFLCALRPLPSSSSNTNSSLSCWRLSGNRTYMPQKRIYHGPPLKQLVAGNSHVCGLIENETSTSSRLQCWQWDWFNNSTISRHNYGFSSIAVGENFVCGVSQVGNVTCLGSNYLVVGKEPSAINGGNVYRAVSAGFGHACAISLADSSLDCWGDMKGEKPQGRFTSLALGENRSCALRPNGTVVCWGGNNFSLPDTLKDTYFTAIEAKRSVFCGVSSYNFSLYCWGNPVFNVSNNFMVFGSDVQPGSCTSECPHCSNPLPGYGRFCEQGYEVCQPCQQNDGTLLVPGPGPGPVPSPSLPSESGSSKWSRKMVAFLVVGCVGSLALVVSVCFIVFNYCKTGVGGSRVHDSGPLDDQLQLQAEQGAAAMAGTPVLEKRLSHLVSNGASLEEFPLQLLLEATSNFSEEHKVGTGSYGSVYHATLDDGRKVAIKRAETSISSSHGGYTRRQQDKDSAFVNELESLSRLNHKNLVQLLGFFEDAKERILVYEYLENGSLHDHLHKLPHSPLLSWAKRIEVALDAARGIEYLHVYAVPPVIHRDIKSSNILLDDTLRGKVADFGLSLMGPEDEETPLSLGAAGTFGYMDPEYYRLHRLTSKSDVYSFGVVLLELLSGYNAIHKNENGMPRNVVDFVVPYIANDDIHRILDPRVAPPTPFEIEAVAYVGYLAADCVRLQGSDRPNMTYIVSCLEHASAYFLAHPSHSRSSSSIEST; the protein is encoded by the coding sequence ATGGCTgctacttcttcttctttaataCTTTTCATCATCGCCTTCTCCTTGCTTACTTTCCTTCCTCTTTCACTCTCCTCCACCGTTTCGATTTCGGAATATCATAACCAGACCTTAATCTGCGCACTCATACATCCCCAAAACCAGAAATCCTTTCTCAATTGTACTCGTTTCAAGTTTCCTACAGCTGCAACCGGAAGCAATGGCGGTGGCAGTCAAATTCCTCTCAACAAGAGcgcttcttcttccttcactGCTATAGTTGCCGGACATGGCTTCTTATGCGCCTTGAGGCCCCTGCCGTCTTCTTCCTCCAATACAAATTCGTCTTTGAGCTGCTGGAGGTTATCTGGCAATCGTACTTACATGCCCCAAAAGCGCATCTACCACGGCCCCCCTCTCAAGCAACTTGTTGCCGGAAATTCTCACGTTTGCGGCCTTATTGAGAATGAGACTAGTACTAGTAGTCGCCTCCAGTGCTGGCAATGGGATTGGTTTAACAATAGCACGATCAGTAGACACAACTACGGATTTTCAAGCATCGCGGTGGGAGAAAATTTTGTATGCGGAGTATCACAAGTCGGAAATGTTACTTGCTTAGGAAGCAATTATTTGGTGGTTGGGAAGGAGCCCAGCGCTATCAATGGCGGGAATGTTTACCGAGCTGTGAGTGCAGGTTTCGGTCATGCGTGCGCCATCTCATTGGCCGATAGCAGTTTGGATTGCTGGGGAGATATGAAGGGTGAGAAACCTCAAGGCAGATTCACGTCTCTGGCCTTGGGAGAAAACCGCAGCTGTGCTCTCAGGCCCAACGGAACGGTTGTTTGTTGGGGGGGAAATAACTTCAGCTTGCCTGATACTCTGAAAGATACTTACTTCACCGCAATTGAAGCAAAACGCAGCGTCTTCTGCGGAGTTTCATCATACAATTTTTCCTTGTATTGTTGGGGCAACCCAGTTTTTAACGTCTCAAACAATTTCATGGTATTCGGAAGTGATGTGCAGCCGGGGTCATGTACAAGCGAATGTCCGCACTGTAGCAATCCGTTGCCAGGCTATGGTAGATTCTGTGAACAAGGATATGAAGTCTGCCAACCTTGTCAGCAGAATGATGGAACGTTGCTGGTGCCAGGGCCAGGGCCAGGGCCGGTGCCCTCACCATCGCTGCCATCAGAATCAGGGAGTAGTAAGTGGAGCCGAAAAATGGTTGCTTTTCTTGTAGTCGGTTGTGTTGGGTCCTTAGCTTTGGTGGTGTCGGTATGTTTCATTGTGTTCAACTATTGTAAAACTGGAGTTGGAGGATCCCGTGTTCATGACTCAGGCCCCTTGGATGACCAGCTCCAGTTACAAGCCGAGCAAGGTGCAGCGGCAATGGCAGGGACACCGGTGTTAGAGAAGCGGCTAAGCCATTTGGTGAGCAATGGGGCTTCCTTGGAGGAATTTCCACTGCAACTACTACTCGAAGCCACCTCCAATTTCTCCGAAGAACACAAGGTCGGAACTGGCAGCTATGGCTCTGTCTACCACGCCACATTAGATGATGGTCGAAAAGTGGCCATCAAGCGTGCTGAGACGTCAATCTCTTCATCACACGGAGGCTACACAAGGCGCCAGCAGGACAAGGACAGTGCTTTTGTAAACGAACTCGAGTCCCTTTCACGCCTCAACCACAAGAACTTGGTTCAATTACTTGGATTCTTCGAAGATGCAAAAGAGCGGATACTCGTGTATGAATACCTGGAAAATGGCTCCCTCCATGACCATCTCCACAAGCTCCCACACTCCCCTTTGCTCTCATGGGCCAAGCGCATCGAAGTGGCTCTTGATGCAGCCCGAGGGATCGAGTACCTACATGTGTATGCAGTCCCACCAGTCATACACCGCGACATTAAGTCATCCAACATACTGTTGGATGACACATTGCGGGGCAAGGTAGCCGATTTTGGCCTATCTTTGATGGGGCCGGAGGATGAAGAAACACCCCTTTCGCTTGGTGCGGCTGGCACATTTGGGTACATGGACCCGGAGTACTATAGGCTTCATCGTCTGACTTCCAAGAGTGATGTTTATAGCTTCGGAGTGGTGTTGCTTGAATTGTTGTCCGGTTACAACGCAATTCACAAAAATGAGAACGGGATGCCAAGAAATGTTGTTGATTTTGTCGTGCCGTACATTGCGAATGACGACATACACCGGATTTTGGATCCAAGAGTGGCACCCCCAACGCCGTTTGAAATAGAGGCAGTGGCATATGTTGGGTACTTGGCAGCGGACTGTGTAAGATTACAAGGTAGTGACAGGCCAAACATGACTTACATTGTCAGTTGCTTGGAACACGCGTCGGCTTATTTTTTGGCACACCCTTCTCACTCTCGTTCCAGTTCCTCGATTGAATCCACGTGA
- the LOC103402202 gene encoding receptor protein-tyrosine kinase CEPR2-like codes for MALYLLLSTVFLFGLLFPPCLPLTVGSQTETEAVLELKRQLKDPLNVLDSWKETADRSPCNFFGVACDGISGKVIGISLDNKSLSGEISPAIGGLDSLVTLSLPSNNITGKLPAQVTRCANLKTLNLTGNKMVGAIPDLSALGKLEILDLSTNFFSAAFPSWVGNLTGLVSLVLGENEFDEGEIPEGLENLTHVTWLHLGFTQLRGEIPESVYEMTALETLDMSRNKLSGKISESISHLQNLNKIELFQNNLTGEIPRGLASLTLLREFDISSNKFYGKLPSEMGNLKNLKVFQLFGNNFSGEFPAGFGDMKHLGSVSIYGNRFSGEFPTNFGRFSPLESIDISENQFSGGFPRFLCENGRLNFLLALDNNFSGEFPDSYVRCKSLQRLRVNQNRLSGKIPAEFWSLPYATMIDFSDNNFSGEISPSIGFSTSLNQLILQNNGFSGYLSPQLGDLLNLEKLYLSSNNFSGEIPSEMGALKLLSSLHLEFNSLTGSIPSELGNCVKLVDVNLASNSLTGNIPRTLSLMSSLNSLNLSKNHLMGLIPEALAKLKLSSIDLSGNQLSGRVPSDLLTMGGDKAFAGNKGLCIDQYSRTRTNSGMNTCTEKPNRKRVLESKLVLFIIIASALVAVFAGLLLVSYKNFKLGKAVDRENNLEAGKEKDPKWKLASFHQLEIDADEICDLEEENLIGSGSTGKVYRIDLKKGRGTVAVKQLWKGDGMKLLMAEMDILGKIRHKNILKLYACLVKGGSRVLVFEYMANGNLFEALHREIKCGKPELDWCQRYKIALGAARGIAYLHHDCSPAIIHRDIKSTNILLDDDYEAKVADFGVAKIAENSQKGSDYSSFAGTHGYIAPELAYTAKVNEKCDVYSFGVVLLELVTGRRPIEEDYGEGKDIVYWVSTHLSDREAVVKILDEKVADVSVQDDMIKVLKVAVLCTTKLPSLRPTMREVIKMLADADPCSFRSGNNTGNDKKVKDVSPGTDELLF; via the exons ATGGCACTGTACTTGCTGCTATCAACTGTATTTCTCTTCGGTTTGCTTTTCCCGCCATGTTTGCCTCTAACGGTCGGAAGTCAAACGGAAACTGAAGCCGTCCTTGAGTTGAAGAGGCAGCTCAAGGACCCTCTGAATGTTCTCGATTCCTGGAAAGAGACCGCTGACCGGTCGCCCTGCAACTTCTTCGGAGTTGCTTGTGATGGGATTAGCGGAAAAGTGATTGGAATTTCTCTTGATAACAAGTCCCTTTCGGGGGAGATTTCGCCCGCCATTGGTGGTCTTGACAGCCTAGTGACGCTTTCACTGCCTTCCAACAACATTACCGGAAAGCTTCCTGCCCAAGTCACTCGTTGCGCAAATCTTAAAACTTTAAATCTCACCGGCAACAAAATGGTGGGAGCAATCCCCGATCTTTCTGCCCTCGGAAAATTGGAGATTCTTGATCTTTCGACAAACTTCTTCTCCGCCGCATTCCCATCCTGGGTGGGGAATCTGACTGGGTTGGTTTCTCTCGTGCTTGGGGAAAATGAGTTTGATGAAGGTGAAATTCCTGAGGGGCTTGAAAACTTGACCCACGTAACTTGGCTCCATCTGGGGTTTACCCAGTTGAGAGGAGAGATTCCGGAATCTGTTTACGAAATGACGGCATTGGAGACGTTGGATATGTCGAGAAACAAGCTCTCTGGGAAGATCTCTGAGTCCATTTCCCATCTACAAAACCTCAATAAGATTGaactttttcaaaacaatttgacTGGAGAAATCCCACGAGGGCTTGCTAGTCTCACCCTCTTAAGGGAATTTGATATCTCATCAAACAAGTTTTATGGGAAGTTGCCTTCGGAGATGGGAAATCTCAAGAACTTGAAGGTTTTTCAGTTATTTGGGAACAATTTCTCCGGGGAATTCCCTGCTGGGTTCGGCGATATGAAACACCTTGGATCAGTCTCAATCTACGGAAACAGATTTTCTGGGGAATTTCCGACCAATTTTGGTAGATTCTCACCTTTGGAAAGCATCGACATATCCGAGAATCAGTTTTCAGGTGGTTTCCCAAGGTTTCTTTGTGAAAACGGCAGGTTAAATTTCTTGCTTGCTTTGGACAACAATTTTTCTGGGGAGTTTCCAGATTCTTATGTTCGTTGTAAATCTCTACAGCGGCTGAGAGTCAATCAGAACCGTTTGTCTGGGAAGATTCCAGCCGAGTTTTGGTCACTTCCCTACGCGACAATGATTGATTTTAGTGATAACAACTTCAGCGGAGAGATATCCCCCAGCATTGGGTTTTCTACCAGCTTGAATCAGTTGATATTGCAGAACAATGGTTTCTCAGGTTATCTTTCACCGCAACTTGGGGACCTATTGAACTTGGAGAAGCTCTATCTGAGCAGTAATAACTTTTCTGGTGAAATTCCTTCTGAAATGGGTGCTCTAAAGCTGCTGTCATCTTTGCATCTCGAATTCAATTCTTTGACAGGATCAATACCATCAGAATTGGGAAACTGTGTTAAGTTGGTGGACGTGAATCTTGCTTCGAATTCTTTAACTGGTAATATCCCTCGTACATTATCACTAATGAGCTCTTTGAACTCTCTAAATCTCTCGAAAAACCACCTCATGGGTTTGATTCCTGAAGCTTTGGCGAAACTGAAGCTAAGTTCTATAGATTTGTCTGGGAATCAGTTATCTGGAAGAGTACCATCTGATCTTCTGACCATGGGAGGAGACAAAGCCTTCGCCGGAAACAAGGGACTCTGCATCGATCAATATTCCAGAACTCGCACAAATTCTGGGATGAACACGTGTACTGAAAAGCCGAATAGAAAAAGGGTGCTTGAAAGTAAACTGGTTTTGTTCATTATTATAGCATCAGCGTTGGTTGCTGTTTTTGCTGGATTACTGCTTGTCAGTTATAAGAATTTCAAGCTTGGGAAGGCGGTTGACAGAGAAAATAATTTGGAAGCAGGGAAGGAGAAAGATCCGAAATGGAAACTTGCATCTTTCCACCAGTTGGAAATAGATGCAGATGAGATATGcgatttggaagaagaaaatttGATTGGAAGTGGTAGTACAGGGAAAGTTTACCGCATAGATTTGAAGAAAGGTCGTGGCACGGTAGCTGTCAAACAACTTTGGAAAGGAGATGGCATGAAGCTTTTGATGGCAGAGATGGACATTTTGGGGAAGATAAGGCATAAAAATATACTGAAGCTATACGCTTGTTTAGTGAAGGGCGGATCTAGAGTTCTCGTGTTTGAGTACATGGCAAATGGTAATTTGTTTGAAGCGCTTCACAGAGAGATTAAATGCGGGAAGCCcgaattggattggtgccagaGGTATAAGATTGCTTTGGGAGCAGCTCGGGGGATTGCTTATCTGCACCATGATTGTTCACCAGCTATAATTCACAGGGATATTAAATCCACCAACATTCTGCTCGACGACGATTATGAGGCAAAAGTTGCTGATTTTGGGGTTGCAAAGATTGCAGAAAATTCTCAGAAGGGTTCTGATTACAGCTCATTCGCCGGCACACATGGCTATATTGCTCCCG AGCTGGCATATACTGCTAAAGTGAACGAAAAGTGCGATGTGTATAGCTTCGGTGTTGTGCTGCTAGAGCTAGTAACTGGTAGGAGACCAATTGAAGAGGATTACGGGGAAGGAAAAGATATTGTTTACTGGGTTTCAACGCATCTGAGTGACCGTGAAGCGGTTGTTAAGATTCTCGATGAAAAAGTGGCAGATGTAAGTGTCCAGGATGACATGATCAAGGTCTTGAAGGTTGCTGTTCTTTGTACTACGAAGCTACCATCGTTGCGCCCGACAATGCGGGAGGTTATAAAGATGCTTGCGGATGCTGATCCTTGCAGTTTCCGGTCCGGGAACAATACCGGTAACGACAAAAAAGTCAAGGATGTCTCACCCGGTACCGATGAGTTGCTGTTTTAG
- the LOC103402201 gene encoding uncharacterized protein produces MDGPPGGDLCSVCHGNFDTPCQANCSHWFCGNCIMLVWHHGSAVRPCKCPLCRRPITLLVPSRASSRQLDRPEVAEILRKVERYNRVFGGHSRSLLQRAQDLPFLLRRLLRELINPDRSLPLVIRARVWIAMIMGAAYLFSPFDFIPEAIFGIAGLLDDFFIVLIVFFHVAAIYRSVLYRRHGGS; encoded by the exons ATGGACGGCCCTCCAGGCGGCGATCTGTGTTCGGTTTGCCATGGCAACTTCGACACTCCTTGTCAGGCCAATTGCTCTCACTGGTTTTGCG GAAATTGTATTATGCTTGTTTGGCATCATGGATCGGCAGTTCGCCCTTGTAAATGCCCACTGTGTCGTCGTCCCATCACTTTGTTGGTTCCAAGTAGGGCGTCTTCAAGGCAGCTTGATAGGCCGGAGGTTGCAGAGATTCTAAGGAAGGTTGAAAGGTACAATCGTGTTTTTGGAGGTCATTCCAGAAGTCTTCTTCAG AGAGCGCAGGACCTTCCTTTTCTCCTGCGGAGGCTGCTGCGAGAACTAATTAATCCTGATAGATCTCTTCCCCTTGTTATAAGGGCTCGTGTTTGGATTGCA ATGATAATGGGTGCTGCGTACCTATTCAGTCCTTTTGACTTCATCCCGGAAG CAATATTTGGTATAGCCGGTCTCTTGGATGATTTCTTCATAGTGCTCATTGTGTTCTTCCATGTTGCTGCCATTTATCGGTCGGTACTCTATCGCCGTCATGGAGGTTCCTGA